In Apium graveolens cultivar Ventura chromosome 10, ASM990537v1, whole genome shotgun sequence, the following are encoded in one genomic region:
- the LOC141693480 gene encoding auxin-responsive protein IAA27, whose amino-acid sequence MSLQTEEKAPNMETNKGLNLKATELRLGLPGSESPERNSSEEKDGKNGYSHLVTSGAKRVFSDTINGVSGKWVFSGNGGSDGEVPQNGGLFSPRGGAKILGGGGGEKSVVKENVIPATEKKKNQAAGVPHAAKAQVVGWPPIRSFRKNSMAINPPKNDSDAEEKLGSGCLYVKVSMDGAPYLRKVDLKTYSSYLDLSSGLEKMFSCFTIGQCGSHGATARDGLSESRLVDLLHGSEYVLTYEDKDGDWMLVGDVPWNMFTETCKRMRIMKSCDATGLAPRAMEKCRNRN is encoded by the exons ATGTCTCTGCAAACAGAAGAAAAAGCTCCAAACATGGAGACAAACAAAGGCCTTAACTTAAAAGCCACCGAGCTCAGGCTTGGCTTGCCAGGCTCTGAGTCACCTGAAAGAAACTCAAGTGAGGAAAAAGATGGTAAAAATGGTTATTCACATTTGGTGACTTCTGGTGCTAAAAGAGTGTTTTCTGATACAATCAATGGAGTTTCAGGCAAGTGGGTGTTTTCTGGTAATGGTGGATCTGATGGTGAGGTGCCTCAGAATGGTGGTTTGTTTTCTCCTAGAGGTGGTGCTAAGATTcttggtggtggtggtggtgagAAAAGTGTTGTTAAAGAGAATGTTATTCCGGCGACTGAGAAGAAGAAGAATCAGGCTGCTGGTGTTCCTCATGCTGCAAA GGCACAGGTAGTTGGATGGCCTCCAATTCGATCTTTTCGAAAGAATTCCATGGCTATCAATCCTCCAAAGAATGATAGTGATGCAGAGGAGAAGTTGGGATCAGGTTGTCTCTATGTCAAAGTCAGTATGGATGGTGCACCTTACCTGAGGAAAGTAGATCTCAAGACCTACTCCAGCTATCTCGACTTATCTTCGGGTCTGGAAAAGATGTTCAGTTGTTTTACAATTG GCCAATGTGGTTCTCATGGGGCTACCGCTCGAGATGGGCTAAGTGAGAGTCGCTTAGTGGATCTTCTCCATGGTTCTGAATATGTACTGACCTATGAGGACAAGGATGGGGACTGGATGCTTGTCGGTGACGTTCCATGGAA TATGTTTACAGAGACCTGCAAAAGAATGAGGATCATGAAAAGTTGTGATGCCACTGGGCTAG CTCCGAGAGCCATGGAGAAGTGCAGGAACCGTAACTAA